Genomic segment of Synechococcus sp. A18-25c:
GCACCTCGACGGTAATCCCGAGCTGCTGCAGGATCTCAACCGCTGGATGCAGGCTAGGCAGATCGGAATCACTGCCCATGATCACGGCGACCTGTGGCGTGACTTCTGAATCGGAGGAAACGGAGGACGACACGGGAACGAGCAAGAACCGGGTGGACAGCAAGACTGCCATCGTCCCGCACCGGCATCAGCCGGCCCACCTGCATGCGTCGGATCACTGATGTGCGGCTGCCGCAACGTCCGGGACATCGTGACGACACTGGCCTGCACTGGCTCAGCGTCGATGACCAAGGACACATCGCAGCCACGGGTCCCATGCCGTCCGGTCGCGCGATGGCAGGCGAAAGCTGGGCAGGAGATCGCCTCAGTCCCCGGGGCATCGACCTGCAGATCAACGGGGGACTCGGACTGGCATTCCCCGAACTAAACGAACGCGATGTGCCAAAGCTGGAACAGCTCTTGGAGCTGCTGTGGCGCGATGGCGTGGAGGCGATTGCGCCCACGCTGGTGACCTGTGCTGTGGAGCCTCTGCGCCATGCATTGATGGTGCTGCGTCAAGTACGCGACAGGCACCAACCCGGACGATGCCGCCTACTGGGGGCACATCTGGAAGGCCCTTTTCTGGCGCATGCACGGCGTGGAGCTCACCCCGCCGAACACATCGCGGCCCCAAGCCTGCAGGCCTTGGAGGAACGCATTGGTGGTTTCGAAACAGACATCGCCCTGATCACCTTGGCGCCGGAACAAACCGGCAGTCAGCAGCTGGTGCAACGCCTCGGCGCCCTGGGAATTATCACGGCACTGGGGCACAGCACGGCCGATGCCGACCAGGCTGCGCAGGCCTTTGATCAAGGCGTGCGCATGCTCACCCACAGTCTCAACGCCATGCCTGGGCTGCACCACAGAGCTCCAGGGCCGGTGGGAGAAGCCTGCAGGCGAGGCGATGTTGCCCTGGGCCTGATCGCTGATGGCGTGCATGTTCACCCCACCATGGCGGTGCTGCTGCAACGACTTGCAGCGGATCAACTGGTGCTGGTGAGCGATGCGCTGGCGCCCTATGGACTCAATGATGGCGTCCACCGCTGGGATGAACGGGTGCTGCTGGTGCGCAACGGCACCTGCCGGCTCGAGGACGGCACGCTTGCGGGCGTGACGCTTCCGCTGTTGGAAGGGAGCTGCCGTTTAGCCCAATGGAGCGGTGATGCGGATGGGGCGATCTGGGCCGCCACCATGGCGCCACGATTCGTTCTTGATCCAACAGCCGCTGAACCAAAGCTCATCGGCACAGCCTTGAACAACCTGCTCCGCTGGCATTGGAACGAGCAGGACCAACAACTGAGCTGGCAGGAGGCTGCTTAGGGCAGGAGGCTGTTCAAAGCAGAACGCGGCTGAGAAACGACAAGCTGCGTAGGATCCCGCCGACGCAAACCCTTCCGCTATGGCCCCCGATCAACTGCTGGAGCAGAAACAGGCCGAGAAGCGAGAGGTGAAGGGCTACTTCGAAACCACGGGTTTCGATCGCTGGAACCGCATTTACAGCGACAGCGATGACGTGAACAAGGTGCAGCGCAACATCCGCATCGGTCACCAAAAAACCGTGGATGAAGTGCTGGCCTGGATTAAGGAAAGCGGTGAACTCAACGACGTGAGTTTCTGTGATGCTGGCTGCGGCGTTGGCAGCCTCAGCCTGCCGCTGGCATCCATGGGTGCCGGCTCGATTAACGCCAGTGACATTTCCGAAGCCATGGCCCAGGAAGCGGAGCGCCGAGCCCGCGAAGCTGGCCTGGACATGGCCAAGCTCAACTTCTTCGCTAGCGACCTCGAAAGCCTGAGTGGCTCCTTTCACACGGTCTGCTGCCTGGATGTGTTCATTCATTACCCCCAAGAGCCCGCGGAGGAGATGGTGAAGCATCTCTGCGGCCTCACGGAGCAGCGGCTGATCGTGAGCTTTGCGCCTTACACGCCCCTGCTGGCACTGCTGAAGGGGATCGGCCAGCTGTTCCCAGGCCCCAGCAAAACCACCCGCGCCTACACCCTCAAGGAAGACGGCATCGTCAAAGCCGCGGAAGCCTGTGGCTTCAAGTTGGTGCGCCGAAGCCTGAACAAAGCCCCCTTTTACTTCTCCCGCCTGATCGAGTTCCGCAAGGCTTGAGGTCTCGCTCGAGGGCGCAGTTCATCCAAAGGACTCTCCCGGTTCGCAGCACAAAGCCAAACCACCCAGAGACAAGCGCCAGGCATGGAGCCGGTAACCACCGTCTCCCGGCGTGGCCTGCCCGTTGACTTGTTGGTTTTTGAGATAAAGCGGATCGCCGAGAAGAGGTGATCCCAGTTGCGCAAGGTGGATCCGAATCTGATGCGGACGTCCTGTGGTGATGGCCACTTGGAGGCGATCACCGTCGGAACTCCGCTCCAGAAGGCTGACTTCGCTATGAGCTGGAAGACGACGGCGAACGGTCACGTCGGCTGGAGGCTCCGGCCCCCACACCCAGCCGAGGAGCGGGTGAGGCCTTTCAATCACATCGGTATCCACACGCAACGCCGCCCCAGGTTCCAAGTCCTTCACCCGGTGCGCCCAGGCCTGATACAGCTTGCAGCTACCACCATCCGGCCGCAACGCACGCGACAGCTTGGCGCGGGTCTCGCCACGACGGGCGCACACCTGAAGACCAGAGGTGAAGCGTCCCAGCCGATGCACAGGTTTGGGCACCTGCTCCTCACCAGCATCACGGCAGCGCTGAGCTAGCAACCGCTCCAAGGTGTGGTTCAGAAAGCCACCCCCTGGTATCACCGGCAAACCAGAGGGCTTGTGGATCACCAGCACATCACCGTCATCGTGAATCACAGTCCAGGCGTCGGGGATGGCCGGCTCCACCCATGGGGGTCGTGACCAGAGCAACTCAGCCGCAGCGGGCAGTGGCTGGTCACAGACCAGAAGTGCGCCATTGAGGCGAAGTTCACCGCGTTGAATCCTCAGTTTCCAGTCTTCAGCCGACGAATGACGATGACGGTGCGCTAGCAGGGCAGAGACCATGCGTCCCTGGTCGCGCTGACCGGTGCGGTCGCTGTAGGTCCAGCCCTGATTGAGCGCCGCTGGACGCCATCCCGCAGCGGACGCGACCTGCGAGGAGATCACTCCACGAGCCGATGCTGCAACGCGTAGCGCACCAGCTCAGTACGACTGGAGGTGCCGGTCTTGATGAAGAGCCGACTCACGTATTTCTCCACGTTGCGAATCGATGTTTCCAACTGACGCGCAATCTCTTTGTTCATGAGGCCTTCAGCCACAAGTTGGAGAACACTCGCCTCTCTGGGCGTGAAATTGTGCTGCACAGGTTCAGTGGAAGGCAGCGCTTCCGCCTGCGCCAGCAACGATCGAATCTCGGTGATCTGTTTGGCCATCTGCCCCATATCAGCGTCGGCAAAACGCGCAGCCTCCTGAAGCAAGCGTTGCTGCCGTTGGGCCACGTTGCTGACGCGAGCCACCAACTCATCCGGGTCGAAGGGCTTGGGGATGTAGTCATCCACGCCGGCGAGATAGCCCTGAGTGCGATCCGCGGTCATGCCCTTGGCGGTCAGAAAGATCACCGGGGTGCCGCCGAGACGTTCATCAGCCCTCAGCT
This window contains:
- the bchM gene encoding magnesium protoporphyrin IX methyltransferase, with product MAPDQLLEQKQAEKREVKGYFETTGFDRWNRIYSDSDDVNKVQRNIRIGHQKTVDEVLAWIKESGELNDVSFCDAGCGVGSLSLPLASMGAGSINASDISEAMAQEAERRAREAGLDMAKLNFFASDLESLSGSFHTVCCLDVFIHYPQEPAEEMVKHLCGLTEQRLIVSFAPYTPLLALLKGIGQLFPGPSKTTRAYTLKEDGIVKAAEACGFKLVRRSLNKAPFYFSRLIEFRKA
- a CDS encoding N-acetylglucosamine-6-phosphate deacetylase; the encoded protein is MRRITDVRLPQRPGHRDDTGLHWLSVDDQGHIAATGPMPSGRAMAGESWAGDRLSPRGIDLQINGGLGLAFPELNERDVPKLEQLLELLWRDGVEAIAPTLVTCAVEPLRHALMVLRQVRDRHQPGRCRLLGAHLEGPFLAHARRGAHPAEHIAAPSLQALEERIGGFETDIALITLAPEQTGSQQLVQRLGALGIITALGHSTADADQAAQAFDQGVRMLTHSLNAMPGLHHRAPGPVGEACRRGDVALGLIADGVHVHPTMAVLLQRLAADQLVLVSDALAPYGLNDGVHRWDERVLLVRNGTCRLEDGTLAGVTLPLLEGSCRLAQWSGDADGAIWAATMAPRFVLDPTAAEPKLIGTALNNLLRWHWNEQDQQLSWQEAA
- a CDS encoding RNA pseudouridine synthase; translated protein: MISSQVASAAGWRPAALNQGWTYSDRTGQRDQGRMVSALLAHRHRHSSAEDWKLRIQRGELRLNGALLVCDQPLPAAAELLWSRPPWVEPAIPDAWTVIHDDGDVLVIHKPSGLPVIPGGGFLNHTLERLLAQRCRDAGEEQVPKPVHRLGRFTSGLQVCARRGETRAKLSRALRPDGGSCKLYQAWAHRVKDLEPGAALRVDTDVIERPHPLLGWVWGPEPPADVTVRRRLPAHSEVSLLERSSDGDRLQVAITTGRPHQIRIHLAQLGSPLLGDPLYLKNQQVNGQATPGDGGYRLHAWRLSLGGLALCCEPGESFG
- a CDS encoding response regulator transcription factor; amino-acid sequence: MTTSQSEQPSVRLLLVDDEPGLRSAVQAYLEDEGFDVTTAVDGEDGFSKAQQMLPDVVISDVMMPRLDGYGLLNKLRADERLGGTPVIFLTAKGMTADRTQGYLAGVDDYIPKPFDPDELVARVSNVAQRQQRLLQEAARFADADMGQMAKQITEIRSLLAQAEALPSTEPVQHNFTPREASVLQLVAEGLMNKEIARQLETSIRNVEKYVSRLFIKTGTSSRTELVRYALQHRLVE